Within Hypomesus transpacificus isolate Combined female unplaced genomic scaffold, fHypTra1 scaffold_186, whole genome shotgun sequence, the genomic segment ccaaATTATATCTAAATTACAGTGCAACAAAACTGTCACATCTGCAACATCAAACATAACTTCATAAAGTCGTTGATTCATACCTTACTCTTCTGCCTTAAAAAAGCATTCAGACATGGTGTTGTACAGTCTGCGTCCGCTTCTCTATGCAGCGTCAATGCTCCTAGTTCAGCATCCAGTTTAGCCTTTTCCATGTTTAGCTTAACTTCCTTTTCAGCAAATGAGGTGCGTGCACGTGCTGCTTATGCCCCAGCACGGGCCCTTGCAGCTGCGCTAGCCGTTGAGGAAGATCTTGAGCTAGCCTGCTTTCTTCCATCGTGTAATTTAGGTTGAGTCCCAACGATGTTAAATAACCAGATGGTCACTTGCTTTTTCACTGTACTGTCCTCCTTAAGCTGTAGGCTATGTAACCAGAATTAAACAGACAGCCAAACTGCTAGTGTCACTGACGACACGGAGTCAGATATTTGCCTTCTAGCTCCAGATTTATTCAGTTCGGTGAGCAAAATTATAAAGGCGTGAAACTGTAAAAAATACAGAATTCAATCAAAATATGGGTTGTATATaagcaaacaaaacacaatgacATGGTATATCAGAAGATGCTACTAAATTAACATTTTAAGTAGGAaacgtaggcctacaccatACAAAAATGCTTCGTTAGCCGTTAAACAGGCAATATCGGCTGTGCTGCTTATCGACAACAGCACAGAAAAGTGACTTAGAAAAAACACAATTAATGTTTGATAGAGCctacgtttgtattttaggatgAAATTAAAATGAAACACAATACTCACAAGCAATGCTTACGCACGGCAAAGCAACATAGCTTCGGAACTCGATCTGTATGTTACGTGAGGCGAACTTCCAactgaaacaaaaaaaactgcctGGTAAATAAACCACTGGCCAGCAGGGTGCACTAGAAACAAGCGCGGCTTACATTTAAAGGTAAGGCATAACAGTGTGCAAGGCGGTGTACGCTATCACCCACGCCATCCACCACGTCGTCTGTGAGCATATTCATTGCACTCCGTCGCCGATAAGTGCTgcctcaaatggaacacttactttaaacacttggtggaagtgacggacgcaaatctgctcgccacacccgcaaaacctgccaaaatgaacgcgcttctccactcaaatggaaaaagctgccgaaagggctcctcctttcctgctacgtagccaagatggcgcccgtttagggcgagtagtgtccatcgttgtacacaggttttttttccattatttTTATGAAACCAGAGCACAATACTAAGAAACATATGATGTGTAAAATCCCTCCAAGGAAAGTGATTTAGAGCTCAAAATAGGTCATACAGCCTCGACGTCTGTATGGTCATGTAGGCTGATCTATGTTACAGTGTTATGACTTCATGTTGCTGCTTTTGGTGTCAGTTTGCTTAAAGTCTTGTTCACTGCCACGCTGACTGTAATAAATCACTCATCATAACTTCACTGTTTGGTTTTATTTAAAAATACATCTTCACTTTTTAGGATATAAATTTACGGAAGCCTTGAAGGGAAAGTGAAAATCAAAATtttaagagaaagaaaaagggttAATTATGTAAACAGTTGATATTATCCTATTGTCATCTTACAAGATCAAGTCAAGCATGCTCTCAGGTCAAACGGGTCAGTCATAATATTTATAGAGACAGTTCTTACAGTAACATCACTTGTTACAACATAGTTGCAACAGTATCACTTGTTACAATAACATTGGTTGTATCAGTTGCTACAGTAACATTAGCTGGCACTGTGCAGCATCCGGCATTACATGATGGTTACTTCCGCATCATCTGTTTCCTGTTGTTTTTCTCCGGTTCCAGCATGACAACGTAGCACTTGGGGGCAAAAATACACATGAGAAGGCCGAAGGTGGAGGCCAGGATGGCGAAGATGTGAACAGCCACCGTGTACTTCCCAGCCGTGCTCACGTACACAGGGATGAACGTGACCCACACGGCGAAGAAGATCAGCATGCTGAAGGTGATGAGCTTGGCCTCGTTGAAGTTGTCCGGGAGTTTCCTGGCCAGGAAGGCcagaaggaggcagagggaggccagcAGGCCAATGTATCCCAGAACGCACCAGAAGCCGATCTCCGACCCCACGGCACACTCCAGTATGATGACGGCACCGAGGTAGGCGGTGTTGCGGTTGGCGTGCGGGGGGTTGGTGAGGAGCCAGATTATACAGATCAGtccctggggagaggagagatgcacTTTGATCAGTCCAGAGGTTTACTGTCATAGTTATGTGTCGTTAGGTTACCAGCAGGCCAAAACTAAAAATCTACCGATGTTTTTAGTTATTTTTCTGCGATTATTCAGGTAAAAAAAATCCGGAATTCTACTGAGTGATTATTTGGTGTATTGTGGCACTTTTTTGCCACTGGAAGCATGATTCTAAGTGAGGTTGATGTGTATGAACTTCCCTCTATCCCTAACCCCTTACAGTGTACAGTTTAACAGATTATCAGGTTAAGGATTTGAGGTTCAGGAGGAGAACAAGTACTTTTCCACCTCAGTATTGCTACTTTTCTTTGAAAGCAGAACCACTAGTGAGGCAGACTGTACCTGGATGGCAGTGCACACCAGAACACTGGCTTTCTGCTGGGTGGGGCCAAACCACttcatgacatcacttcctggcaGGGTGGCCCTGAAGGCGATCAACACCACAGCAGTCTTGGCCAGGAGGCATGAAATGCAGAGGGCAAAACTGATCCCAAACGCTGGGTACCGCACGcggcacagccaatcagagggctCACCAATGAACAGGAGACCAATAAGGAAGCAGATGCAGAGGAAGAGTAGGAGCAGGAAGCTGAGCTCCATGTTGTTGCCGCGGACAACgggggtgtgtctgtggctGAGGAACACGGCCAGCACAGACAGGGAGGAGCCGGCTCCTAGCAGAGACACGGAGCACAGGACCACGCCCATGGGCTCGTGGTAGGACAGGAAGTCCATCGTCTTGGGGACACAGTCGTCCCTGCCTGCGTTGGGCCAGCTGTTCTCTGAGCACTGGATGCAGTTTAAGGAATCTGGAAACGAATCGGGAGAAATTGGATAGTTTGTATTGCTCTCATTTACCAACAAGCCACTGACGACATTAAAGtacataataatacatttataatACTATTTTTTACTCATTATTTATTAATAAAGTATCTATTTCTAAAAATTAAATGGTTGGATTTCCTAAAACCTGATTCTATACAGTGTTTATAATCATGCATTATGAATTTAGCCCTCACCGGTGTGGTTGCTGACCTCCCCGTCAGAACAGGGGATGCAGTCGAAGCAGCAGACTGGCTGCCCCTTCCTGTTGGCCAATCGGGTGCCAGGAGGGCAGCTCTCACTGCACACTGAGCGAGCTGCCTGAGGGTTAAAGGTCAACCACTAAGACTCATGGGACAGCTAAGCTGTACAGCAACCATCTAGCAGGTATCTTCACATAAGCTCATAACCTTGGACACTGTGACCTATGTCTGACACTCGACACCTTAAAACATTATCACGAAAAATGGCTGTTGTTCCAATCAACCTTTTTGATGATTATACTTCAACAAAACATTAAATGGCTCATCTTATGTGAACCAGAAACCCACATGAACTATCTTCCTTGAAGGCAGCGGTATCCTTGTTGCATGTTGTTTTCAATGTGTGAGTTTTAGTAGTAGCCTCAGTGTGTCCTGTAGTTTATAAACAGCAGCAGGCACATTGACCTGCAGTGTGACAAGTGTGAGCAGGACTACAAGTACCAGCCTGATGAGCAAACGCAGTTTCAAACCCCTCCTTGAACCACCACACACCTGTTGGCCGACGGGCCACTGAATAGCGGAGTCATTTATGACCAGTTCCTGCTCATCAACCAATAAGGCGTTATAGAAGCCCACTTTAACCAATCGCAGGGAGCCATCTGGACCCTTGTGCCAGTTCATGAGGTCGTAGGAGGCTATGGGGTCGCCGTTGTCATCGAATCtgacctcctcccccagagTGGAGAACTTCACCCTCCTCATGTAGTGCAGCAACTAAGGGAGAGACACAATGTCCTACATGAAACTGTTTTATGTCAAATATTGATTTGAGGACAATAGTCTGGAACTTAACAGTGGACCTAACCAGGAGTCGTAGGGATACCTAAGTTAAAGGTAGCCTgaagtcacactcacacacacacacacactcatccacacacacacctgccatgGTTTGAAATCCTTCAGGTCCCCACAGGTCCCATTGATGAAGGGACCTTGCCCCCTAATGCAGTTCCCCATGTCATGCAGGGCGTGGGCGATGAGGTAAACAGCCTTGTAGACGTTGTACGACACCCTGAGGTCAGTCACGTCAGAGTAGGCAGAGTAGACGTCTGATAACCTCTCTGTCCCACGGCATGGCTTCCTGTTCGTGTTCGactctgtgtgagagtgtgtgttggaggacCCGTTTAACCAACAGTCAAACATCTCCTGCCATAGCTCCGTCAGGAAGGGGGACTGGCATGCGCTGGCCGCGTCCAGCCGGGTCAGGTGATCTCCCAGCCCGGGGATAACGTCCGCCTTGTGGATCCCAAAACCCAGGGTTCCCTTCAGCATGTCCCCAAACTCTCCCCAGAGGGACTTGGCGGTGGCCCAAGCCTCGCTGGCGACCCACTGCAGTCCGGTGATGTTGCGGCGTCGCATCTCTCTTAGGATGGAGGCGAGCTCTGGCTCGCCAGAGAAGTTCAGGatgaccctggaggaggagccctGGATGCGACGCAGACGCACAGCAGAGATACAGCAGAAGCTAaataaaatcatgttttttttattatttaaatgcgTACCTGTATGACGTGCACCAGCTCATCCAACGGCCTGTCTGTCAGCACCACAGGATAGAAGTGGACGTAGGCgggacacacaccaaactgctCGGCTGCCTGGAGGAACAGCTGGATGGCAAAGCGTGCGTAGGCGGACTCCACCCCAATCACGCCCACCCAGGTCCAGCCGAAGTAGTGCACCAGGCGTGCCAGTGCCCGGATCTGAAAGGCGTCGCTCGGCATCGTCCGCATGAACGTGGGGAACTTGCTCTGGTCGCTCAGACAGCTGCAGGAGGCAAAGTAGCTCacctggaggcagagaggcagagttaGGGACAccaggaggcagaggcaggttaAGGGACacctggaggcagagaggcaagGTTAGGGACAtcaggaggcagagaggtagaGTTAGAGACACCAGGAGGCATAGAAGCAAGGTTAGGGACAccaggaggcagagaggtagagttggagagatcaggaggcagagaggtagaGTTAGAGACaccaggaggcagagaggcaagGTTATGGACACCAGGAGGCAGAAAGGCAGGGTTAGGGACACCAGGAGGCAGAGACGCAAGGTTGGGGtgacctggaggctgagggaggggaaCCTGGAGAcggagaggcaggagaagaaCAGTTTAACCGACAGACCACACAGCACCCCTACAAAAAACAGTCTGTTACTAGAACTAAACAGTAGCTCTGTCACAACAACAAGTTGGAGATACATTACTACTCTTATTATGACCATGTTCATCTTCCAGACAAATCCTATTTCCATAAACATTTCATCCCAGTAAGCAGAGCATAGCAGTGTAACACCTGTCCTCTCCGGTCTCACCAGGGGGATGTTGAAGGAGCCTAGAGTTCTTAACAAGGCCATGGAGACTCCAGAACCAGCGTCGCCTATGATGACAGGTGACCGAGCCTTGCGTGCAGCTGAACATCCAAGCTCCTGTCCGGTCCCTGGACCGGGACCAGGACTAGGATCCGAGTCAGGCAGTTCGGCACCCCCAGAAGCCCTGGCTGTCTCTGGCTTGCCGTTGACCAGGAGCAGGGCCTCCTGGAGGGATGTGTGCACGTCGTCACAGCTGTCCCTGATgtggaagcccagtttcagctgaGGGAGCAGGTCTTCGCGCTGGTTGATCTCTCTCACGGCGAACGCCATGGTCTGCATCCAGCGCAGGGCTCGCTGACTGAAGCTGGAACACAAACACGGACACATACACTTAGTAGAGAATTCTAACGTTCGCAAGGCTCACTGGGTGTGGATGTGAcagtctgtctggctgggtgaACGACTACAAAACAGAATTCACACTTTCCCGTACTAAACTGCACACAATTAacctaacctctcctctctacttACTACTTATAAGTGTGCGGTTGGGGTTTCCATTgaaaggaaagaagaggagagacgggACTGTTGTGGAGAGGAAACAAGCCTCCGATGACCAGATCTCCATCCTCGTAGAGGCTGCCTGTCTCCTCCAAGCCCAGGAAGGAGCACCCGTCCTGGGAAACCACGGAGCACAGCTGGCCCACCAGGAGACCAACACCCAGCACCAAGAGCTTGGCTCCCAGGCACGTCATGCTTACTGAGCCTCTACTCAAGGATAGCTAATCTGTGATTGTGtgagttgaaaaaaaaaatctttctgtgtttctttttttctatgtAGGATGTGGCTGTGCCTGTTCTTCTGTGTAGGATGTGCCTGTGCCTGTTGTAAAGGTGGACTGAACTACCAGGCTTAACGCTACAGAGAGGAAAGCAAgtaagtctgtctgtctaccacaGCCCCTTTCTTTATATTGTGGGTCCAGGAAATCAGTGGACCTGCCCAGCAAATGCTGACGTCATCATAGAGAGAGTTAAACTCATGATAGCTATTGTGTCACAACAGGCAACTGTAGAATATAATTAAATATTCCATATTTACACATATTGTTAATATGTTGTCcaggtgctagctagctaaaactGCGA encodes:
- the LOC124489220 gene encoding extracellular calcium-sensing receptor-like; its protein translation is MTCLGAKLLVLGVGLLVGQLCSVVSQDGCSFLGLEETGSLYEDGDLVIGGLFPLHNSPVSPLLSFQWKPQPHTYNFSQRALRWMQTMAFAVREINQREDLLPQLKLGFHIRDSCDDVHTSLQEALLLVNGKPETARASGGAELPDSDPSPGPGPGTGQELGCSAARKARSPVIIGDAGSGVSMALLRTLGSFNIPLVSYFASCSCLSDQSKFPTFMRTMPSDAFQIRALARLVHYFGWTWVGVIGVESAYARFAIQLFLQAAEQFGVCPAYVHFYPVVLTDRPLDELVHVIQGSSSRVILNFSGEPELASILREMRRRNITGLQWVASEAWATAKSLWGEFGDMLKGTLGFGIHKADVIPGLGDHLTRLDAASACQSPFLTELWQEMFDCWLNGSSNTHSHTESNTNRKPCRGTERLSDVYSAYSDVTDLRVSYNVYKAVYLIAHALHDMGNCIRGQGPFINGTCGDLKDFKPWQLLHYMRRVKFSTLGEEVRFDDNGDPIASYDLMNWHKGPDGSLRLVKVGFYNALLVDEQELVINDSAIQWPVGQQAARSVCSESCPPGTRLANRKGQPVCCFDCIPCSDGEVSNHTDSLNCIQCSENSWPNAGRDDCVPKTMDFLSYHEPMGVVLCSVSLLGAGSSLSVLAVFLSHRHTPVVRGNNMELSFLLLLFLCICFLIGLLFIGEPSDWLCRVRYPAFGISFALCISCLLAKTAVVLIAFRATLPGSDVMKWFGPTQQKASVLVCTAIQGLICIIWLLTNPPHANRNTAYLGAVIILECAVGSEIGFWCVLGYIGLLASLCLLLAFLARKLPDNFNEAKLITFSMLIFFAVWVTFIPVYVSTAGKYTVAVHIFAILASTFGLLMCIFAPKCYVVMLEPEKNNRKQMMRK